Within the Rhizobium favelukesii genome, the region CAGTTATCTCCGTACCTGCCGGTGCCCGCGAGCGGCACGTTGTCCGTATGTCCGTCGACGCGCAGGACCCAGTTGATCTCCGGCGGGATTTCCTTCGCAACGTCGAGAAGCGCCGTCGCAAGCTTTGCCATCTCGCCCTGCCCGTCCGGATTGAGATCCGCACTGCCAGAGGGAAACAGGACCTCAGACTGGAAGACGAAGCGGTCACCGACGATCCTGATATTCTCGCGATCGGACAGAATCTCGCGCAAGCGCCCGAAAAAGTCGGACCGGTAGCGGTTGAGTTCCTGCACGCGTTGCGCCAGCGCGACGTTGAGGCGACGGCCAAGATCCGCGATCTTCGTCTGCGAGGTCTGATCCTTCTGCTCGGAGGCCTGCAGGGCGGCTTCTACGGCGGCGATCTGGCTGCGCAACGCGGCAATCTGCTGGTTCAGCAACTCGACCTGGCTCATCGCCCGGTCGCTCATCTGCTTCTGTTCGTCGAGTTCCTTGGTGAGGCTGCCGATACGCGACTGTGCAGCGCTCTGGCCTCCCGAGCCAGCATCAAGCAGCGCCTTCAGCCGCGATCGCTCGCTTTCGGCCGACGACAAGGAGGCCTGAAGATTGGCGACGCTGTCCTCGAGGTCCTGCTTGCTTCCCTTCTCGAGAGCAAGCAGCTGCGTCAACTCGTTGATCTGACTGTTCAGACGGTTCAGCACCTCGTCACGGCCGGAGATTTCGCGGCTCAGGATATATTGGCCGACAACGAAGACGGTCAGCACGAACATGATGGAGATCAGCAGCGTCGACAGCGCGTCGACGAAACCTGGCCAGTACTCCACCGCGCGCTCGCGGCGGCGGTTGCGGGCAAGAGCCATAGCTTACTTGCCCTCGCTTTTTTCGGTTTGCGGCGTGCGTTGAACGCGCTCGCTCAAACCATGCCTTTCTTGCGAGCCAATCCGCTCGGCCAGACGATCAAGCGTGCGGCGCATCGCTTTCGTCTCTTCCTGCTGCGCGTCGATCCAGTCGCGCAGCATCTGCTGCTCATTGCGCATATTCTTGACCAGGCCCTGAATACCTTCGGCAAGATTTGCCATCGCCGCAACCGACCTCTGGGTGCCGCCGCTGCCCTCCTCGGAGATCCGGCGCATATAGTCGGAGAGCGCGCGAACCTCTTCGGGCGAGACCGCCGAGGTGCCGCTGATGGCGGGCATGGCGGTATCGGGGCCAACGTCGGTTACCGACGAAAGCCAGTTTTCCAGCTCCATGTAGAACCGGTTCTGAGCGCGACCCGCCTGGAGATCGAGGAAGCCGAGAATGAGCGAACCGGACAAGCCGAGCAGCGACGACGAGAATGCCTGACCCATGCCCGAAAGCGGCGTCGCAAGGCCCTCCTTCAACGCACCAAGAACATCGGTCGAGCCATTCGAGCCCGCATCGAGCGACTGGATGACCGAGCTGATCGAGCCGATTGTGCCGATAAGACCCCAGAACGTGCCAAGCAGACCGAGAAAGACCAGAAGACCGATCAGGTAGCGCGACACATCGCGCGATTCATCAAGGCGGTTGGCAATGGAATCGAGAATGGAGCGGAAGGCCGCGGTCGACAGTCCCGCCGAAGCACTACGGCTGCCAATCAGCGTTCGCATTGGAGCGAGCAGCTTGGGATTGCGTCCGACTTTGTCGGCGCTGCCTGCGGCGCGGAACGAATTGAACCATCGCACTTCCGGCCGCAGCGACAGCACATGGCTGAAGACGAGGATGATACCGACCGCCAGGACACCGAGGATCAAACCGTTGAGGCCCGGATTGTACATGAAGGCAGTCTGCGTCTGTCGGAAAAGAATGGCGGCAATGAACCCGACGATGACCAGAAACAGCACCATCGTCCAAAGAAACGGCATCGGACTGGAAAGTTTATAGCTGTAGTTGCTCGTGGTTTTTTCGGTCGAGCCGAATTCAGCCACATTCACATTTTCCATAGGTTCCGCAGCCTCCGGATTCATTTCAGCCGGAGACTAGAGCAACATTGTGCCGAATTGAAGTATGCGGAAACGAAAACCGTGTCTTTACAACAGCGATTTACCGGCTAGGAACGGGACGCTTGGCCACCTCAAGCAATGCCTTCTGGATATATTCGTTGCCCGCGACGACCGAACCGGTCTCGAGAATGGACGAACCGCCATCCCAATCGGACACATAGCCGCCGGCTTCGCGGATAAGGAGGATGCCCGCCGCGATATCCCAGGCCGACAGCGCGGTTTCCCAGTAACCGTCGAAGCGACCGGCCGCCACGTAGGCAAGATCTAGGGAGGCCGCGCCCATGCGGCGAATGCCGGCGACTTCGCCCATCACGTGACGAAGCTCAACGAGGAACTTACCGTGATTGCCGCGGCCGAGATGCGGAACACCGCAGGCAACGACGGAATCCGAAAGCACGCGGCGGGCGCCGACGCGCAGACGGCGATCGTTCAGGAAGGCGCCACCGCCACGCTCGGCGGTGTAGAGCTCGTCCGTTGCCGGATTGAAGACGACGCCAGCGACGATCTCATTGTTGCGCTCAAGTGCGATCGATACCGCAAACATCGGAATGCCGTGCAGGAAGTTGGTCGTGCCGTCGAGCGGATCGACGATCCAGCGGTGCGCACCGTCCGTACCCTTGATCTCCTCGCTCTCTTCTCCGAGGAAGCCATAAGTCGGGCGGGCCTTCAGGAGTTCGTCCTTGACGATCTTCTCCGCCTTGCGGTCGGCATTTGACACGAAATCGCCCGGACCCTTGACCGAGACCTGCAGGTTCTGGACTTCTCCGAAATCACGCCCCAGCGATTTTCCTGCCTTGATGGCAGCCTGAACCATGACATTGAGGAGAGCTGAACGAGCCATGTGAGCACTTTTCCTTGAGCGATAATACGGTGCGCGCTGTCAGGGCGGGAAAGGTCCCTGATCGCCGGAGAAGGCAGCGCTCGATAAGATTGGCGGCCTCAAGACCACAAAATCGGGAAAATTTCAAGAGGAGACAGGCGCTGCACGGCGCCGCTCGAACAAATGACGCAGAATATTCTAGACAGGTCAGTCCGGAATTGCTATTCATGTGTCCATGGCAAGGCACAAGGAATTCGATAGAGACAAGGCTCTCGATGCCGCGATCGGCGTCTTCTGCGAGCATGGCTACGAGGGTAGTTCCACCGACGCCCTGCTTACGGCGATGAAGATCAGCCGGCAGAGCATGTATGACACCTTCGGCGACAAACGCAGCCTCTACCTGCAGGCTCTGAAGCGCTACAATACCGACAGTATTCTTAGCATCATCGCGGACCTGAAGGACAGCGAGCATCCGCTTGACGCCCTGGAAGCCGCCCTCTTGGCCTTCGCATCCAGACCTTTTTCGGAAGCGTCCAGAGGCTGCCTCGGCGTCAGCGCCATTTGCGAATTCGGCCGCACCGATGCCGACGTGTCGAACCTGACCGACAGCGCCTCGGCAATGCTGGGCAAGGCAATTGTCGTGCTGCTGGAAGATGGCCAGAGGAAAGGTCAGTTATCGACAGAGGTCGATCCCGAGGTCGCCACTCAGTTCCTTGGCGCTACGCTATCCGGCATGAAGGTCAGCGCCCGCAACGGCGCAAGCCCCGAAACCCAGCGCGCCGTCGCCCGCCTCGCAATCCGCAGCCTTCGATAGCAGCATGATCGGACAGCAGTGACTTCTCGCGATCATTTCTAGACCAATCAGTCCAATAAAGGAGAAAAGTGAAAATGACGAAACCACTTGAAGGAAAGGTCGCAATCGTGACGGGCGGCTCACGCGGCATCGGTGCGGCTATTGTGCGCAGGCTGGCGATGGATGGTGCCTCCGTCGCTTTCACCTTTGCGAACTCGAAGGAGAAAGCCGAGGCGATCGCCGCCGACATCGAGGCAAAGGGCGGCAAGGCACTAGCGATCCATGCCGACAGCGCAGATGCCGCCGCTGTGCAAAGAGCCGTCGACACGGCCGCCAGTCATTTTGGCGCCCTCGATATTCTCGTCAACAACGCGGGAATTCTATTGTTGGATAGCCTGGAAGCCTTTCGGCTGGAGGACTTCGACCGCATGTTCGCCGTCAATGTGCGGGCGGTCTTTGCCGGCACGCAGGCTGCAGCGAAGCATATGCATGACGGCGGCCGGGTCATCACCATCGGCAGCGTGGTTGCGGAGCGCAGCGGCTTTCCGACATCCGCCGTCTACAGCATGAGCAAAGGCGCTGTCGCCGCCATGACGCGTGGCCTCGCCCGCGATCTCGGTCCGCGCGGCATTACCGTCAACACGATCCAGCCTGGTCCCACCGTGACCGACATGAACTCCGACCCGCATTCCCACGAAATGCTGAAGGGGTTGATGGCCCTCGGCCGTCTCGGGGAAGACCGCGAAATCGCAAGCTTCGCAGCCTATCTGGCCAGCCCGGAAGCCTCCTTCATCACCGGCGCCAGCCTCACCATCGACGGCGGTTATCTCGCCTGAGAGCAGGTCCGGCAGCATAAGCTGCCGGACTTTCAAAACGTCTGCTGGGTGATCAGGACATCACCGGCGATCTGATCGAGCGGCAGGAACCGATCCAC harbors:
- a CDS encoding TetR/AcrR family transcriptional regulator, with product MARHKEFDRDKALDAAIGVFCEHGYEGSSTDALLTAMKISRQSMYDTFGDKRSLYLQALKRYNTDSILSIIADLKDSEHPLDALEAALLAFASRPFSEASRGCLGVSAICEFGRTDADVSNLTDSASAMLGKAIVVLLEDGQRKGQLSTEVDPEVATQFLGATLSGMKVSARNGASPETQRAVARLAIRSLR
- a CDS encoding inositol monophosphatase family protein is translated as MARSALLNVMVQAAIKAGKSLGRDFGEVQNLQVSVKGPGDFVSNADRKAEKIVKDELLKARPTYGFLGEESEEIKGTDGAHRWIVDPLDGTTNFLHGIPMFAVSIALERNNEIVAGVVFNPATDELYTAERGGGAFLNDRRLRVGARRVLSDSVVACGVPHLGRGNHGKFLVELRHVMGEVAGIRRMGAASLDLAYVAAGRFDGYWETALSAWDIAAGILLIREAGGYVSDWDGGSSILETGSVVAGNEYIQKALLEVAKRPVPSR
- a CDS encoding peptidoglycan -binding protein, giving the protein MALARNRRRERAVEYWPGFVDALSTLLISIMFVLTVFVVGQYILSREISGRDEVLNRLNSQINELTQLLALEKGSKQDLEDSVANLQASLSSAESERSRLKALLDAGSGGQSAAQSRIGSLTKELDEQKQMSDRAMSQVELLNQQIAALRSQIAAVEAALQASEQKDQTSQTKIADLGRRLNVALAQRVQELNRYRSDFFGRLREILSDRENIRIVGDRFVFQSEVLFPSGSADLNPDGQGEMAKLATALLDVAKEIPPEINWVLRVDGHTDNVPLAGTGRYGDNWQLSSARAISVVKFLISRGVPADRLVAAGFGEFQPIAPGDTQEARATNRRIELKLTEK
- a CDS encoding 3-oxoacyl-ACP reductase family protein gives rise to the protein MTKPLEGKVAIVTGGSRGIGAAIVRRLAMDGASVAFTFANSKEKAEAIAADIEAKGGKALAIHADSADAAAVQRAVDTAASHFGALDILVNNAGILLLDSLEAFRLEDFDRMFAVNVRAVFAGTQAAAKHMHDGGRVITIGSVVAERSGFPTSAVYSMSKGAVAAMTRGLARDLGPRGITVNTIQPGPTVTDMNSDPHSHEMLKGLMALGRLGEDREIASFAAYLASPEASFITGASLTIDGGYLA